In the Juglans microcarpa x Juglans regia isolate MS1-56 chromosome 6D, Jm3101_v1.0, whole genome shotgun sequence genome, one interval contains:
- the LOC121234282 gene encoding LOW QUALITY PROTEIN: uncharacterized protein LOC121234282 (The sequence of the model RefSeq protein was modified relative to this genomic sequence to represent the inferred CDS: inserted 1 base in 1 codon): MESNKVTDTIKFLCSYGGKILPRYTDGELRYVGGLTRVLSVDRSISYTELMVKLGEFCGYSVTLRCQLPSGDLETLISITSDEDLANLIEEFNRASSSMSHPLKIRAVLSPPKSLKKXSPPPSVDFSAPRSPFVTAESLGNSAAYSYLPRTYSPPIGYPAGSRNCSAKGNRYSYHVQDNPRVLYSYSHFVPQSNYRY, translated from the exons ATGGAGTCTAACAAAGTTACAGATACTATCAAGTTCCTTTGTAGCTATGGCGGAAAGATCCTCCCTCGCTATACAGACGGCGAGCTTCGCTATGTCGGCGGCCTCACCCGAGTCCTCTCCGTCGATCGTTCTATTTCCTATACAG AGTTGATGGTGAAGCTAGGGGAGTTCTGTGGCTATTCTGTGACTTTGAGGTGTCAGCTACCGAGCGGAGATTTGGAAACTCTCATCTCAATCACCTCCGACGAAGATTTGGCCAACCTGATCGAAGAATTCAATCGAGCTTCGTCGTCGATGTCCCATCCTCTAAAGATCAGGGCGGTCCTTTCGCCACCAAAATCTCTCAAGA TCTCCCCTCCTCCGAGCGTCGATTTCTCTGCGCCTAGATCGCCGTTCGTAACCGCCGAATCGTTGGGGAACTCGGCGGCCTACAGCTACCTCCCGCGGACTTATTCGCCTCCGATTGGATACCCGGCCGGTTCTCGGAATTGCTCCGCAAAAGGGAATCGGTATAGCTACCATGTCCAGGATAACCCTAGAGTTCTGTATTCGTATTCGCATTTTGTTCCGCAGAGCAATTACCGGTACTGA
- the LOC121235140 gene encoding ferric reduction oxidase 8, mitochondrial — MAKAILLAITKVSMILLFSGWISLWLLKPTQLWTRKWKGAEETARSTVLGYYGLDFLVYTFPLIALAITGLVYLDLKAREPKNRQGRTTHVTFSNPVVVNSLIGVLSGIEILAVFLFVLFLAWTFYAHISNDFKKLMPDKQLKLNLWQLKYLRVATRFGLLAEACLALLLLPILRGLAIFRLLGIQFEASVRYHIWVGTAMLTFATLHGASTLFIWGVSHHIQDEIWKWQKTGRIYLAGEISLVTGLVIWITALPQIRRKKFELFYYTHHLYIVFLVFFLFHGGDRHFYMVFPGIFLFGLDKILRIVQSRPESCILAARVFPSKAIELILPKDPSLKYTPTSVLFMKIPSISKCQWHSFSITSSSSVNDDSMSVIIKCEGWWTNSLYDLIQADLDSDSDQTKCIPIAVEGPYGPASVDFLRYDSLLMIAGGIGITPFLSILQETASAQNSSKYRFPTRVQLIYVVKKSQDVCVLNSISSLVQSQSTERWHLKLKVFVTQEVQDGPTVRELLCDSSQVRTAQFNTKCSNYAIYGLESLLCIAALAGFASIVFLVFLICLNHIFVPSQKKASKEKTPSWVADLLLISSFVIALICSTLVAIILRWRRLKNETPLIFQKQGKAMDVESRIALEEHEVHFGGRPDFQDIFAKFPTETGGSDIGVMVCGPESMKKSVATVCQQKSQGFKIGGAKKNKPYFSFHPLNFTL, encoded by the exons ATGGCAAAGGCCATTCTTCTTGCCATTACAAAGGTATCAATGATTCTACTATTTTCCGGTTGGATTTCCCTTTGGCTTCTAAAGCCCACACAACTGTGGACAAGGAAATGGAAAGGAGCCGAAGAGACAGCTAGGAGTACTGTGCTTGGATATTATG GTCTTGATTTTCTTGTGTATACATTTCCCCTGATTGCTTTGGCTATAACCGGACTTGTTTACTTGGATCTTAAAGCCAGGGAACCAAAAAACAG GCAAGGAAGGACTACACATGTGACTTTCTCAAATCCAGTGGTTGTGAACAGTCTTATTGGTGTTCTCTCCGGTATTGAAATTCTGGCAGTGTTTCTATTTGTCCTTTTCTTAGCATGGACTTTCTATGCCCACATCTCTAATGATTTCAAGAAGTTGATGCCAGACAAACAACTCAAGTTGAATTT ATGGCAACTCAAGTACTTAAGAGTGGCAACCCGGTTTGGTTTGCTAGCAGAAGCCTGCCTGGCTTTGTTGCTTCTGCCAATTTTAAGGGGGCTGGCAATCTTTCGCTTACTTGGCATTCAGTTTGAAGCTTCAGTAAGATACCACATCTGGGTTGGGACAGCAATGCTAACTTTTGCCACTTTACATGGTGCAAGCACCTTGTTCATCTGGGGGGTCAGTCACCACATTCAGGACGAG ATATGGAAATGGCAGAAAACTGGGAGGATATACCTTGCTGGGGAGATTAGTCTTGTTACAGGGCTAGTGATCTGGATTACAGCACTTCCTCAGATAAGGAGGAAAAAGTTTGAACTCTTCTATTACACGCACCATCTCTACATAGTCTTCCTAGTATTTTTCCTGTTTCATGGTGGAGATCGGCACTTCTATATGGTTTTCCCCGGAATTTTCCTGTTTGGCCTTGACAAAATACTCCGAATCGTACAATCAAGACCAGAATCTTGCATTCTTGCAGCACGTGTCTTCCCTTCCAAAGCCATAGAGCTTATTTTGCCCAAGGATCCAA GCTTGAAGTATACCCCGACAAGCGTGCTATTTATGAAGATACCAAGTATCTCCAAATGTCAGTGGCACTCTTTCAGTATAACCTCGAGCTCTAGTGTCAATGATGATTCCATGTCTGTCATAATTAAATGTGAAGGATGGTGGACAAACTCGCTCTATGACTTGATACAAGCTGATCTAGACTCAGATTCGGATCAGACAAAGTGCATACCAATAGCAGTTGAAGGCCCTTATGGACCTGCCTCGGTCGACTTCCTAAG ATATGACAGTCTACTTATGATCGCCGGAGGAATTGGGATAACTCCATTTCTAAGCATTTTACAGGAAACTGCCTCGGCACAAAACAGTAGCAAATATAGATTCCCCACAAGAGTGCAACTTATATATGTTGTGAAGAAATCTCAAGATGTATGTGTGTTAAACTCAATCTCATCTCTGGTCCAGAGCCAGTCAACTGAAAGATGGCATCTAAAACTAAAagtttttgtgactcaagaagTGCAAGATGGTCCAACTGTAAGAGAACTTCTATGTGATTCATCTCAAGTTCGAACTGCACAGTTCAACACAAAATGTTCGAATTATGCAATATATGGACTTGAAAGTCTACTCTGTATTGCAGCCTTGGCTGGATTTGCCTCCATTGTTTTCCTTGTGTTCCTTATTTGTCTCAATCATATCTTTGTTCCCTCCCAAAAGAAGGCCTCCAAGGAAAAGACTCCTTCTTGGGTTGCTGATCTACTTCTCATATCTTCATTTGTCATAGCTTTAATATGCTCCACTTTGGTGGCAATCATTTTGAGATGGAGAAGGCTGAAGAATGAGACTCCACTAATCTTCCAAAAACAAGGCAAAGCCATGGATGTAGAATCAAGGATTGCCCTTGAGGAACATGAAGTCCATTTTGGAGGTAGGCCCGACTTCCAAG ATATATTTGCAAAGTTTCCAACTGAAACGGGTGGATCTGATATTGGAGTCATGGTGTGTGGACCTGAATCAATGAAAAAGTCAGTAGCTACAGTCTGCCAACAGAAGTCTCAAGGTTTCAAGATTGGGGGCGCCAAGAAAAATAAACCATACTTCAGTTTCCACCCCCTCAACTTCACACTCTAG
- the LOC121234283 gene encoding uncharacterized protein LOC121234283 — protein MLQFPAFMTQYPWSTRTIPTSFLLPSQWPQPHSEELLLAMEESDFDEKCNEIRKTNSNLVVIGKTTVDNDKEDYDNDADDDDADNAEESEGEEFEQETA, from the exons atgttgcAGTTCCCGGCGTTCATGACGCAGTACCCGTGGTCGACGAGGACGATTCCGACGTCGTTTCTGCTTCCCTCTCAGTGGCCCCAACCCCACAGCGAGGAGCTCCTTCTCGCCATGGAGGAGTCCGATTTCGATGAAAAG TGTAATGAGATCAGGAAGACAAATAGCAACCTGGTTGTGATTGGGAAAACCACCGTTGATAATGACAAAGAAGACTATGACAATGATGCCGACGACGACGATGCAGACAATGCAGAGGAATCTGAGGGTGAAGAGTTTGAGCAGGAAACTGCTTGA
- the LOC121234281 gene encoding L-type lectin-domain containing receptor kinase S.1 — MMLLIVFLLSLISPPTFAVDFLFNSFNGIVNSTNLTLINDALLDSSVVRLTNDSNQYSYGRAFYPTKLSMRPTANSSTISSFSTSFVFSILPKISTSPQFGLAFVLSNSTSPPGALASQYFGLFTNATVPTLAPLLAVEFDTGRNPEFNDPDDNHIGIDLNKIISAKTQPAGYYNSTGGFVPVRMRTGQNIRAWIDFNGTDFEINVTIAPIGMSRPSKPTLTFKDPVIANYVSAEMYVGFSASKTEWIEAQRVLAWSLSDTGFAREINTTNLPLFEPESSSNSMSTGEIAGITLGCAAFVIICASGFYLFWRKNKLRDEEDEIEDWELEYWPHRFSYEELSEATDGFSNDDLLGSGGFGKVYKGTLTNNTEVAVKCVNHDSKQGLREFMAEISSMGRLQHKNLVQMRGWCRKGNQLMLVYDYMPNGSLNKWIFDKPTKLLGWEHRRRVLADIAEGLNYLHHGWDQVVVHRDVKSSNILLDSDMRGRLGDFGLAKLYQHGEVPNTTRVVGTLGYLAPELATVASPTWASDVYSFGVVILEVACGRRPIEMAATEEEAVLIDWVRDLYVSGKVGEAADPKMRGEYEAEEMDMVLKLGLACCHPDPQRRPTMKDVVAVLVSEQDAAAPADLLSDLARGDNTIGGGLGDGEAEEVAPLRPAV; from the coding sequence ATGATGCTACTCATCGTCTTCCTACTATCTCTCATCTCTCCCCCCACCTTTGCTGTCGACTTCCTCTTCAATTCCTTCAATGGGATCGTTAATTCCACCAACCTCACGCTCATCAACGACGCGCTGCTCGACTCCTCCGTCGTCCGTCTCACCAACGATTCGAACCAGTACTCCTACGGCCGAGCCTTCTATCCCACCAAGCTCTCCATGAGACCCACCGCGAATTCCTCCACGATTTCTTCGTTTTCAACCTCGTTCGTGTTCTCGATACTGCCCAAGATTTCCACAAGTCCTCAATTCGGCCTCGCCTTTGTTCTGTCCAACAGTACTTCCCCACCGGGCGCGCTTGCTAGCCAGTACTTTGGGCTTTTCACCAACGCTACTGTTCCTACCTTGGCGCCCCTTTTGGCGGTTGAGTTTGATACGGGACGAAACCCCGAGTTCAATGACCCGGATGATAATCACATCGGCATAGATCTCAATAAAATCATATCGGCCAAGACCCAGCCGGCCGGTTACTATAATTCGACCGGGGGTTTTGTCCCCGTCCGAATGCGGACTGGTCAGAATATACGAGCTTGGATCGATTTTAATGGTACCGACTTCGAAATCAATGTTACCATAGCGCCGATTGGTATGTCTCGTCCGTCTAAGCCCACGCTTACTTTCAAGGATCCGGTTATAGCTAATTATGTTTCGGCTGAGATGTATGTTGGATTTTCTGCGTCGAAGACTGAATGGATTGAGGCACAGAGGGTTTTGGCTTGGAGCTTGAGCGACACGGGATTTGCTAGGGAAATAAACACGACCAACTTGCCCCTTTTTGAGCCTGAATCGTCGTCTAATTCTATGTCAACTGGGGAAATTGCTGGGATTACCCTGGGTTGTGCTGCCTTTGTGATCATTTGTGCAtctgggttttacttgttttggcGAAAGAACAAATTGCGAGATGAAGAGGATGAGATCGAAGATTGGGAGCTTGAATACTGGCCGCACAGATTTTCCTACGAGGAGCTTAGCGAGGCCACTGATGGATTCTCCAATGATGACCTTCTCGGCTCGGGTGGATTTGGCAAAGTCTACAAAGGAActttgacaaacaacacggAAGTAGCAGTCAAATGCGTGAACCACGATTCGAAACAAGGGCTGAGAGAATTCATGGCAGAGATATCCAGCATGGGCAGGCTCCAGCACAAGAATCTTGTCCAAATGCGTGGTTGGTGCAGAAAAGGCAACCAACTCATGCTTGTCTACGACTACATGCCCAATGGAAGCCTCAACAAATGGATTTTCGACAAGCCTACGAAGCTACTCGGCTGGGAACATCGCCGCAGAGTGCTTGCCGACATTGCCGAAGGCCTGAACTATCTTCACCACGGTTGGGACCAAGTGGTAGTTCACAGAGACGTTAAGTCCAGCAACATACTACTAGACTCGGACATGCGAGGTAGGCTCGGAGACTTCGGACTCGCCAAGCTATACCAGCACGGTGAAGTCCCCAACACAACGCGCGTGGTCGGGACTTTAGGCTACTTAGCGCCCGAGCTCGCAACTGTGGCCTCACCCACGTGGGCCAGCGACGTGTACAGCTTTGGAGTGGTGATACTCGAGGTGGCTTGTGGGAGGAGACCGATAGAGATGGCGGCGACGGAGGAAGAGGCGGTGCTGATAGACTGGGTGAGGGATCTGTACGTTAGCGGGAAGGTGGGTGAGGCGGCGGACCCGAAGATGAGAGGTGAATATGAGGCGGAGGAGATGGATATGGTGCTCAAGCTTGGGTTGGCTTGCTGTCACCCTGATCCCCAACGGAGACCCACCATGAAGGACGTGGTGGCAGTATTGGTGAGCGAGCAGGATGCCGCTGCTCCGGCGGATTTGCTGTCAGACTTGGCACGCGGCGACAATACCATCGGTGGTGGTTTAGGCGATGGCGAGGCAGAGGAGGTGGCGCCGCTGCGACCTGCGGTGTGA